A single window of Colletotrichum destructivum chromosome 9, complete sequence DNA harbors:
- a CDS encoding Putative glycoside hydrolase family 18, catalytic domain, glycosyl hydrolase family 18 (GH18) active — protein sequence MPRLLASMALVAVVFCGSVDDFCNVDKGCQSDFGGCGPVKRPSCSKTGNSVQGRSIGYYESWANTRPCGKVSPEDLNLDGLTHINFAFVFFDPVKFSIVPMDKNAGSLLSRFTALKERKPGLQTWVSVGGWSFNDPGPYQQAFSTMSSTAENRGIFIAELMYFMETYGFDGMDLDWEYPTADDRGGKAEDKANFVLLSKEIKEAFGKRYGYSITLPASYWYLQHFDLKNLQPHVDWFNLMSYDLHGTWDAASKFVGPYVATHTNITEIDLGLDLLWRAGVKPKNVVLGQGFYGRSFTLEDSKCNKPNGVCRFSGGAKEGPCSKASGILNLQEIMDIIKDKKLEPVHDEKSGTKWIHWDNDQWVSYDDGETLGQKAEFANSRCLGGLMVWALDQVAQDAASLLNPDDMDEEALLEAEVIYQDEAAKGVCYTTKCGEKCRNGDHEATQTNGQPGTLSTMDRCPKDEFRSVCCSKGSIMGTCRWRGYRGLAMSCMGGCAEGEVSITENSNSRTDKEDQSCTGGTQTYCCNGFKPPISKEQITETIKDEATDAAIAAAEALALEVAAKAFCRIAIMAATAPLRFIPFVGKSSSK from the exons ATGCCGAGACTCCTTGCGTCAATGGCGCTTGTTGCAGTGGT CTTCTGCGGCTCGGTCGATGACTTTTGCAACGTCGACAAGGGGTGCCAGAGTGATTTCGGAGGCTGCGGCCCAGTAAAGCGGCCTTCGTGCAGCAAGACTGGAAACAGCGTCCAAGGTCGGTCAATCGGCTACTATGAGTCCTGGGCCAACACTCGTCCCTGCGGCAAGGTGTCCCCTGAGGACTTGAACCTAGACGGACTGACACATATCAACTTTGctttcgtcttcttcgaccCGGTCAAGTTCAGTATCGTCCCCATGGATAAGAACGCTGGATCACTCCTGAGTCGGTTTACTGCGCTCAAGGAGAGGAAGCCCGGCCTTCAGACCTGGGTCAGTGTCGGCGGGTGGTCGTTCAACGACC CCGGCCCCTATCAACAAGCCTTTAGTACAATGTCGAGCACCGCCGAGAATCGCGGCATCTTCATTGCCGAGCTGATGTATTTTATGGAG ACATATGGATTCGACGGCATGGATCTAGATTGGGAGTACCCCACCGCTG ACGATCGTGGCGGAAAAGCCGAGGACAAAGCCAActttgttcttctttccaAGGAAATCAAGGAAGCCTTCGGCAAGCGATACGGCTACTCCATCACGCTTCCAGCATCTTACTGGTATCTTCAACATTTCGATCTGAAAAATCTCCAGCCACATGTTGACTGGTTTAACTTGATGTCTTATGACCTGCACGGAACATGGGACGCTGCTTCAAAGTTCGTCGGCCCATACGTCGCCACGCACACCAACATCACAGAAATCGATCTCGGTCTTGATCTCTTATGGCGCGCTGGGGTCAAGCCTAAGAATGTTGTCTTGGGCCAAGGAT TCTACGGTCGTTCTTTTACCCTTGAAGATTCCAAGTGCAATAAGCCCAATGGAGTCTGTCGATTCAGTGGTGGCGCAAAAGAGGGCCCTTGTTCCAAAGCCTCGGGTATCCTGAATCTCCAGGAGATCATGGATAtcatcaaggacaagaagctcgagcCCGTCCATGACGAGAAGTCAGGCACCAAGTGGATTCACTGGGACAATGACCAATGGGTTTCGtacgatgacggcgagacATTGGGTCAGAAGGCCGAGTTCGCCAACTCGCGATGTCTGGGTGGCCTCATGGTCTGGGCCCTGGACCAAGTCGCCCAGGATGCCGCCAGTCTCTTGAACCCTGACGACATGGATGAAGAGGCTCTGCTCGAGGCTGAAGTCATCTACCAGGATGAAGCGGCCAAGGGCGTCTGTTACACTACCAAATGCGGCGAAAAGTGCCGAAACGGTGACCACGAGGCCACCCAGACCAACGGTCAACCTGGGACGTTGTCAACCATGGACCGCTGTCCCAAAGACGAGTTCCGGAGCGTCTGCTGCAGCAAGGGCTCCATCATGGGCACCTGCCGGTGGAGAGGATACCGTGGGCTGGCTATGTCTTGCATGGGCGGCTGtgcggagggggaggtgtCCATCACAGAAAACAGCAACAGCCGGACGGACAAGGAGGACCAGAGCTGCACGGGCGGCACGCAGACCTACTGCTGCAACGGGTTCAAGCCTCCAATCTCCAAGGAGCAAATCACCGAGAccatcaaggacgaggcAACCGACGCAGCGATTGCGGCAGCGGAAGCGTTGGCGCTGGAGGTTGCGGCGAAAGCTTTCTGCCgcatcgccatcatggcaGCGACTGCGCCACTGCGGTTCATCCCTTTTGTTGGCAAGTCAAGCTCAAAGTAA